A stretch of Malus sylvestris chromosome 11, drMalSylv7.2, whole genome shotgun sequence DNA encodes these proteins:
- the LOC126589316 gene encoding callose synthase 3-like, whose protein sequence is MASSSRGGGSDQPPQQPLQRRLTRTQTAGNIGETAFDSEIVPSSLVEIAPILRVANEVETNNPRVAYLCRFYAFEKAHRLDPTSSGRGVRQFKTALLQRLERENDPTLMGRVKKSDAREMQSFYHHYYKKYIQALSNTHKADRAQLTKAYQTANVLFEVLKAVNMTQSMEVDREILEAHDKVAEKTQLLVPYNILPLDPDSANQAIMKYPEVQAAVFALRNTRGLPWPKEYKKKNEEDILDWLQSMFGFQKDNVANQREHLILLLANVHIRQFPKPDQQPKLDDRALTEVMKKLFKNYKKWCKYLGRKSSLWLPTIQQEVQQRKLLYMGLYLLIWGEAANLRFMPECLCYIYHHMAFELYGMLAGNVSPMTGENVKPAYGGAEEAFLRKVVTPIYLVIAKEAERSKRGKSKHSQWRNYDDLNEYFWSVDCFRLGWPMRAGADFFCMPIDQRHSDISNEDKKPASGDRWVGKVNFVEIRSFWHIFRSFDRMWSFFILCLQVMIIVAWNGSGQPTGLFDGEVFTKALSVFITAAVLKLGQAFLDVILSWKGRRSMSFHVKLRYILKVITAAMWVVILPITYAYSWKNPPVFAQTIKSWFGNNGHQPTLFILAVVIYLSPNMLAAVLFLFPFIRRFLERSNYKIVMFMMWWSQPRLYVGRGMHESTFSLFKYTMFWVLLIITKLAFSYYIEIKPLVGPTKAIMSVRITNFQWHEFFPRAKNNIGVVIALWAPIILVYFMDTQIWYAIFSTIFGGIYGAFRRLGEIRTLGMLRSRFQSLPGAFNARLIPAEKSEPKKKGLKATLSRTFVQVEVNKEKEAARFAQLWNKIISSFREEDLISNREMDLLLVPYWADRDLGSLTQWPPFLLASKIPIALDMAKDSNGKDKELKKRIEADNYMSCAVLECYASFRNIIKFLVQGEREKEVIDDIFFEVDKHIDAGDLMVEYNMSALPSLYGYFVKLIKHLLDNNKDERDQVVILFQDMLEVVTRDIMEDHMSSLVDSSHGMSGHEGMMPLDQPQQYQLFASFGAIRFPIPQVTEAWREKIKRLYLLLTTKESAMDVPSNLEARRRISFFSNSLFMNMPPAPKVRNMLSFSVLTPYYTEEVLFSLRDLEVPNEDGVSILFYLQKIFPDEWNNFLERVNCTSEEELKGSDELEEDLRLWASYRGQTLTRTVRGMMYYRKALELQSFLDMAQDEDLMEGYKAIELNSEDQKEGRSLWAQCQAVADLKFTYVVSCQLYGIHKRSGDARAQDILRLMTTYPSLRVAYIDEVEEPSKDSSKKINQKVYYSTLVKAALPKSIDSSEPVQNLDQVIYRIKLPGPAILGEGKPENQNHAIIFTRGEGLQTIDMNQDNYMEEALKMRNLLQEFLEKHDGVRYPTILGLREHIFTGSVSSLAWFMSNQENSFVTIGQRLLANPLRVRFHYGHPDVFDRLFHLTRGGVSKASKVINLSEDIFAGFNSTLREGNVTHHEYIQVGKGRDVGLNQISMFEAKIANGNGEQTLSRDIYRLGHRFDFFRMMSCYFTTIGFYYSTLITVLTVYVFLYGRLYLVLSGLEEGMSTERAIRDNKPLQVALASQSFVQIGFLMALPMLMEIGLEKGFRTALSEFVLMQLQLAPVFFTFSLGTKTHYYGRTLLHGGAKYRSTGRGFVVFHAKFADNYRLYSRSHFVKGIELLILLVVYQIFGHTYRSAVAYILITVSMWFMVGTWLFAPFLFNPSGFEWQKIVDDWTDWNKWISNRGGIGVPPEKSWESWWEEEQEHLQYSGKRGIVAEILLSLRFFVYQYGLVYHLNIAKENKSVLVYGISWLVIVVILFVMKTVSVGRRKFSAEFQLVFRLIKGLIFITFVSILVTLIVLPHMTLQDILVCILAFMPTGWGMLLIAQACKPVVHRAGLWPSVRTLARGFEIVMGLLLFTPVAFLAWFPFVSEFQTRMLFNQAFSRGLQISRILGGQRKDRSSRSKE, encoded by the exons ATGGCGTCGTCGTCGAGAGGGGGTGGTTCGGATCAGCCACCTCAGCAGCCACTGCAGAGGCGGTTAACTCGAACACAGACCGCCGGGAACATCGGGGAGACGGCTTTCGACAGTGAGATCGTGCCATCGTCCCTTGTCGAAATCGCCCCCATTCTTCGTGTTGCCAATGAAGTCGAAACCAACAATCCTAGAGTTGCTTATCTCT GTCGATTTTATGCCTTCGAGAAGGCTCATAGGCTGGATCCTACTTCTAGTGGACGTGGCGTTCGTCAGTTTAAAACTGCCCTTCTTCAACGTCTTGAAAGG GAGAATGATCCAACACTCATGGGAAGGGTTAAAAAAAGTGATGCACGTGAAATGCAGAGCTTCTACCATCATtactacaaaaaatatattcaagcTTTGTCAAATACTCATAAAGCTGACCG TGCACAACTTACCAAGGCATACCAGACTGCCAATGTTCTCTTTGAGGTTTTAAAGGCTGTTAATATGACACAATCTATGGAAGTTGATCGTGAG ATTTTGGAAGCTCATGATAAAGTTGCAGAAAAGACACAGCTCTTGGTCCCTTACAATATCCTTCCACTTGATCCTGATAGTGCAAATCAAGCAATTATGAAATATCCAGAG GTACAAGCTGCTGTTTTTGCCCTTCGTAACACCAGGGGTCTTCCTTGGCCAaaggaatacaaaaagaaaaatgaagaagacaTTCTGGATTGGCTTCAGTCAATGTTTGGGTTTCAG AAGGATAATGTGGCAAATCAACGGGAGCATCTGATACTATTGCTTGCAAATGTGCATATAAGGCAGTTTCCAAAGCCTGATCAACAACCCAAG TTGGATGACCGTGCATTGACAGAAGTGATGAAGAAGCTTTTCAAGAACTACAAAAAATGGTGCAAGTATTTGGGCCGGAAAAGTAGCCTTTG GTTACCAACAATACAGCAAGAGGTGCAACAGCGCAAACTACTATACATGGGTCTATATCTTCTGATATGGGGAGAAGCTGCAAATTTGAGATTCATGCCAGAGTGCCTTTGCTATATCTATCACCAC ATGGCATTTGAATTGTATGGTATGCTCGCTGGGAATGTCAGTCCAATGACGGGAGAGAATGTGAAGCCTGCCTATGGAGGCGCAGAAGAGGCTTTCTTGAGAAAAGTTGTGACTCCTATTTATTTAGTGATCGCAAag GAGGCTGAAAGGAGTAAACGAGGGAAATCAAAGCATTCCCAGTGGAGAAATTATGATGATTTAAATGAATACTTCTG GTCGGTGGATTGTTTCCGGTTAGGCTGGCCGATGCGTGCAGGTGCTGATTTCTTTTGCATGCCTATTGATCAGCGTCATTCTGATATAAGTAATGAG GATAAAAAGCCAGCTAGTGGAGATCGATGGGTGGGGAAGGTTAATTTTGTTGAGATACGGTCATTTTGGCATATTTTTAGAAGCTTTGACCGCATGTGGAGCTTCTTTATTCTATGTTTACAG GTTATGATCATTGTTGCTTGGAATGGCTCGGGGCAACCTACTGGATTATTTGATGGTGAAGTATTCACGAAAGCATTGTCTGTCTTCATAACTGCTGCAGTATTGAAGCTTGGGCAAG CTTTTCTGGATGTAATTCTTAGCTGGAAGGGTAGGCGGAGTATGTCATTCCATGTGAAGTTGAGATACATTTTGAAGGTCATTACAGCTGCTATGTGGGTGGTAATTCTACCGATTACATATGCATATAGTTGGAAAAACCCTCCTGTGTTTGCTCAAACTATCAAAAGTTGGTTTGGCAACAATGGACATCAACCAACCTTGTTTATCTTGGCTGTTGTTATCTACTTGTCACCAAACATGCTGGCTGCGGTGCTGTTTCTGTTCCCATTTATTCGTAGATTCCTTGAGAGATCAAATTATAAGATTGTGATGTTTATGATGTGGTGGTCACAG CCTCGACTTTATGTTGGGAGGGGAATGCATGAGAGCACATTTTCCCTTTTCAA GTACACAATGTTTTGGGTTCTTCTTATAATTACCAAGCTGGCTTTCAGTTACTATATAGAG ATAAAACCTTTAGTTGGTCCAACAAAAGCCATCATGAGTGTACGTATAACCAATTTTCAGTGGCACGAGTTTTTTCCCCGTG CAAAGAACAATATTGGTGTTGTGATTGCACTCTGGGCTCCAATTATCCTT GTCTATTTTATGGATACCCAGATTTGGTACGCCATTTTCTCCACAATATTTGGAGGAATTTATGGTGCATTCCGTCGCCTTGGGGAG ATTCGAACATTAGGAATGCTGAGATCTCGTTTTCAATCACTTCCTGGTGCTTTTAATGCCCGTTTGATTCCGGCGGAAAAGAGTGAACCAAAGAAGAAAGGATTGAAGGCTACTTTGTCTCGCACCTTTGTTCAG GTTGAAGTCAACAAAGAGAAAGAGGCAGCAAGATTTGCTCAATTATGGAACAAGATAATAAGTAGTTTCCGAGAGGAGGATCTTATAAGCAATAG GGAAATGGACCTTTTGCTTGTTCCTTATTGGGCTGATCGTGATTTAGGCTCCCTTACGCAGTGGCCTCCATTTTTGCTTGCTAGCAAG ATCCCGATAGCATTAGACATGGCCAAGGACAGCAATGGCAAGGataaagagttgaaaaagaggATTGAGGCTGACAATTACATGTCTTGTGCTGTTTTGGAATGCTATGCTTCATTTAGGAACATAATTAAGTTCCTGGTTCAGGGAGAACGTGAGAAAGA GGTTATAGATGATATATTTTTTGAGGTTGACAAGCACATAGACGCGGGTGACCTGATGGTCGAATACAATATGAGTGCTCTTCCTAGCCTCTATGGCTATTTCGTTAAGCTCATCAAACATCTG TTGGACAATAATAAGGACGAAAGGGATCAAGTTGTGATTCTGTTCCAGGACATGCTGGAGGTAGTGACAAGAGACATAATGGAGGACCATATGTCCAG TTTGGTAGATTCAAGCCATGGTATGTCTGGCCATGAAGGGATGATGCCCCTTGATCAACCTCAACAGTATCAGTTGTTTGCGTCTTTTGGGGCGATCAGGTTTCCTATTCCACAAGTAACAGAGGCTTGGAGGGAGAAG ATTAAACGTCTTTATCTTTTGCTTACAACAAAGGAGTCTGCCATGGATGTACCGTCCAACTTAGAAGCTAGAAGGCGGATCTCttttttctcaaattcattATTTATGAACATGCCTCCAGCACCAAAAGTTCGCAATATGCTCTCTTTCTC TGTTTTAACTCCTTACTACACTGAGGAGGTTCTCTTTTCGTTGCGTGATTTGGAAGTACCAAATGAAGATGGGGTTTCAATTCTCTTCTACTTGCAAAAAATTTTCCCag ATGAGTGGAACAACTTTCTTGAGCGTGTGAATTGCACCAGTGAAGAGGAGCTCAAAGGATCAGACGAATTGGAAGAAGATCTTCGCCTTTGGGCATCATATAGAGGGCAAACTTTGACTCGTACTG TAAGGGGAATGATGTACTACCGAAAGGCTTTGGAGCTTCAGTCTTTTCTAGATATGGCCCAAGATGAAG ATTTAATGGAAGGCTATAAGGCCATAGAATTGAATTCTGAAGATCAAAAGGAAGGAAGGTCACTGTGGGCGCAATGTCAAGCAGTAGCTGATTTGAAATTCACATACGTGGTATCATGCCAACTATATGGGATACACAAGCGATCTGGTGATGCTCGTGCGCAAGACATTCTGAGGCTTATGACAAC ATATCCATCACTACGTGTGGCATATATTGATGAGGTTGAGGAACCTAGCAAAGATAGTTCCAAGAAGATCAACCAAAAAGTTTATTACTCTACTTTAGTCAAGGCTGCTCTGCCTAAGTCAATTGATTCTTCAGAGCCCGTTCAAAATCTGGATCAA GTAATTTATCGCATAAAGCTTCCAGGACCTGCTATTTTGGGTGAAGGAAAACCAGAAAATCAAAATCATGCCATTATTTTCACACGTGGAGAAGGATTGCAAACAATTGATATGAACCAG GATAACTACATGGAAGAAGCCTTGAAAATGAGGAATTTGCTGCAAGAATTTCTCGAGAAGCATGATGGGGTTAGGTATCCTACAATTCTTGGGCTTAGGGAGCATATATTTACTGGAAG TGTTTCTTCTCTAGCTTGGTTCATGTCAAATCAGGAAAACAGTTTTGTCACCATTGGTCAGAGACTGTTGGCCAATCCTCTCAG GGTTCGATTTCATTATGGCCATCCTGATGTGTTTGATAGGCTCTTTCACCTTACCAGAGGGGGTGTCAGTAAAGCATCCAAGGTTATTAATTTGAGTGAAGACATATTTGCCG GCTTTAATTCCACACTCCGTGAAGGCAATGTAACTCATCACGAGTACATACAAGTTGGGAAGGGAAGAGATGTGGGCCTTAACCAGATCTCTATGTTCGAAGCAAAAATAGCTAATGGAAATGGGGAGCAGACACTCAGTCGAGATATATACCGACTTGGACACCGTTTTGACTTTTTCCGAATGATGTCTTGCTATTTCACCACAATTGGTTTCTACTACAGTACTCTG ATCACTGTGCTTACCGTGTACGTCTTCCTTTATGGACGCCTTTATCTTGTTCTTAGTGGACTTGAAGAGGGTATGAGCACGGAACGAGCAATTAGAGACAACAAGCCTCTGCAAGTGGCCCTTGCTTCTCAATCATTTGTTCAAATAGGATTTTTGATGGCGTTGCCTATGTTGATGGAAATTGGTTTGGAGAAGGGTTTCCGAACTGCACTAAGTGAATTCGTATTGATGCAATTGCAATTGGCCCCAGTATTTTTCACATTTTCACTTGGAACGAAGACCCACTATTATGGAAGGACATTACTTCATGGTGGTGCAAAATATAGATCTACAGGCCGAGGTTTTGTGGTTTTCCATGCCAAATTTGCTGACAACTATAGGCTCTACTCCCGCAGCCACTTTGTTAAGGGCATTGAGCTCTTAATTTTACTCGTTGTGTACCAGATCTTTGGTCATACTTATAGAAGTGCTGTTGCGTACATTTTGATCACTGTATCTATGTGGTTTATGGTGGGCACCTGGCTGTTTGCTCCCTTTCTGTTCAATCCATCTGGCTTTGAGTGGCAAAagattgttgatgattggacGGATTGGAATAAGTGGATAAGCAACCGTGGGGGTATAGGTGTTCCACCTGAAAAAAGCTGGGAATCATGGTGGGAGGAGGAacaagagcatctccaatatTCTGGAAAACGCGGTATTGTAGCTGAGATACTGTTATCCTTACGGTTCTTTGTCTATCAGTATGGGCTCGTGTATCACTTGAACATCGCAAAGGAAAACAAGAGTGTTCTG GTCTATGGCATTTCGTGGCTGGTGATCGTCGTTATTTTGTTCGTTATGAAG ACTGTATCTGTTGGGAGGCGAAAGTTCAGCGCAGAATTCCAACTTGTGTTCCGGCTGATCAAGGGACTGATATTCATAACTTTTGTGTCCATTTTGGTCACTTTGATTGTGCTGCCTCACATGACCCTGCAGGATATCCTCGTCTGCATTCTTGCTTTCATGCCAACTGGCTGGGGAATGCTTCTG ATTGCGCAAGCTTGCAAGCCTGTCGTGCACAGGGCTGGTTTATGGCCATCGGTTCGGACTCTTGCTCGCGGCTTTGAGATAGTTATGGGCCTGCTTCTATTCACCCCGGTTGCATTCTTGGCCTGGTTTCCTTTTGTTTCTGAATTCCAGACTCGTATGCTCTTCAACCAAGCATTCAGCAGAGGCTTGCAGATTTCTCGTATTCTTGGCGGGCAACGCAAGGATCGCTCATCCCGGAGCAAGGAGTAA
- the LOC126588545 gene encoding putative E3 ubiquitin-protein ligase LIN, whose amino-acid sequence MASSLQDLLAEDGFRRKKLLSKSKASSFHSGSTTRHLANLDPHKRHSMSGDRIRTEKTRSDVSRFAVNNDLPTGDGVAGRRPSVDGGSKKEVRDGLGETGATRLREARSLNRIFPRSLPRNEIVEVEGEDFERYKDIYSNELYSSEKRKDKYLIGSMEDDGLEESSKKDTKFDRRNGHSSNKYVPGRTSFSDSNRQSRKLPETSHDRSRRDSSYSKTSEDVRRQKSDKVLRAVPEPALDEIAIQAIVSILSGCIKQFLKDENFRHELRDKCISFLNFVDLEEGNAESRIIARFEQAIETVEKAAEESASERDLKRASLQLSVITGLNNADLKDGLTAGVPNYKLSACAHLYLSVVYKLLKKDRVSAKHLLQVFCDTPFHARMTLLPELWDQLFLPHLTHLKTWYDQEADSIADRQNKPRKLKLLGKMYNEMLDSGTYQFAVYYKDWLTEGVESPPTPAIHIPSVVSLQEAQQGSSESHSSEAPSPGGSQLMVSKKLYDSVFSRASKPDPNDTEDDGEMENLDTITRSSDGSFVVKQITQDSAERVQYQYHDTEDDYSKSVPEDRSLSVSSSCSRTFFKENGLFTTEEQKWGSLGVSDLPESNLNHQFGDMSRENSESPRTLHAQENKVTLKIHVNSVFEQKHMEDSSDHNLSMISNFSEPSIASSIVNPIKARSSIEDLHGNYFEGVTFSGIPQDFICPLNGRLFEDPVTLETGQTFERLAIKAWFDQGNRTCPVTGKALECLVLPLPNSILKRMIRSWKSEHCRKLLAFASHVVGTLARDVSSHCDETAISVLEQLLTCFSNEERTENAKHLISLGGLQFLLQRFHYGKVEEKSRAAALLSCCIEADADCRNQIARDINKQYVMEMLQSQQFKIRTNAVLLLMELICLKRKKDVTTFLSGLQIEGMVDTMDVLLACLQSSPANHRPLVAVLLLHVDLLVERKLSTPLHREEALDAITEALDCSLTDANVQKNCCTALLILGRFFSCSRKSSQSWILKQEDCSGNSEVNSLDNEEGISLIDDTSPLDDAENSSEDWLRNLTVSLLGYGKKSFVETLSKCLESENLELIRMCLITVEWLSRALSSLPGSEFQLSAFSSLIFPLKQCLKTSEQVEQKILASMSMLNFSKISECRVLLRENTEDIAVPLENLAEVTWSAKLLHDIISEENH is encoded by the exons ATGGCGTCGTCTTTGCAGGATCTTTTAGCAGAAGATGGATTTAGgagaaaaaaattgttgagcAAATCAAAGGCTTCCTCCTTCCACTCAGGTTCAACTACGCGTCATTTGGCTAATTTGGATCCACACAAGAGACATTCCATGTCAGGGGATAGAATTAGGACAGAGAAAACAAGGTCTGATGTGTCTCGGTTTGCTGTGAATAATGATCTTCCAACGGGTGATGGTGTTGCTGGTAGGAGACCATCCGTTGATGGAGGATCAAAGAAAGAAGTTAGGGATGGACTCGGAGAAACAGGTGCTACTAGGTTGAGGGAAGCTAGAAGTTTGAATAGAATTTTTCCGCGGAGTCTGCCACGAAATGAGATAGTTGAGGTTgaaggtgaagattttgagagATACAAGGATATATATTCGAACGAATTGTATAGCtcagaaaaaagaaaggataagtATTTGATTGGAAGTATGGAAGACGATGGACTTGAAGAGAGCTCAAAGAAGGACACGAAGTTTGATAGGAGGAATGGCCACAGTTCAAACAAATATGTTCCTGGACGTACGAGTTTTAGTGACAGCAATAGACAAAGCAGGAAACTGCCAGAGACCTCACATGACAGATCAAGGAGAGATTCATCATATAGCAAAACTTCGGAAGATGTTCGCAGACAAAAGAGTGATAAAGTTTTACGGGCAGTTCCTGAACCTGCTCTTGATGAGATTGCTATCCAAGCCATTGTTTCCATTCTAAGTGGATGCATTAAGCAGTTTCTCAAAGATGAGAATTTCCGGCATGAACTCAGAGACAAATGTATCTCCTTCCTAAACTTTGTTGATCTGGAAGAAGGGAATGCCGAGAGCAGAATCATTGCCAGATTTGAACAGGCAATCGAAACAGTGGAAAAGGCAGCAGAGGAGTCAGCAAGTGAACGGGATTTAAAACGAGCTTCATTGCAGCTTAGTGTTATAACCGGGTTGAACAATGCCGATTTGAAAGATGGATTGACAGCCGGAGTTCCTAATTACAAACTGTCAGCTTGTGCTCATCTCTATCTCAGTGTGGTGTACAAGTTACTGAAGAAAGACCGTGTATCAGCAAAGCATCTTTTGCAAGTTTTTTGTGATACGCCATTTCACGCACGAATGACATTGTTGCCTGAATTATGGGATCAACTATTTCTTCCACATTTGACACATTTAAAGACGTGGTATGATCAGGAAGCTGATTCAATAGCGGATAGACAAAACAAGCCGAGGAAGCTGAAGCTTTTAGGAAAAATGTACAATGAAATGTTGGATTCTGGGACTTACCAATTTGCCGTTTACTATAAGGACTGGCTCACCGAAGGAGTTGAATCTCCTCCCACTCCTGCTATCCATATCCCATCTGTAGTATCTCTTCAGGAAGCTCAGCAGGGAAGTTCTGAAAGTCATTCTTCGGAAGCACCTAGTCCAGGCGGTTCACAGCTAATGGTCAGCAAAAAACTATACGATTCTGTGTTTAGCCGTGCAAGTAAACCTGATCCTAATGATACCGAGGATGATGGAGAGATGGAAAACTTGGATACTATTACGAGAAGCTCTGATGGTTCATTTGTTGTGAAACAAATAACTCAGGACTCTGCCGAAAGAGTTCAATATCAGTACCACGACACTGAAGATGATTACTCTAAGAGTGTGCCGGAAGATCGATCCCTTTCT GTGTCATCGTCATGCTCTAGAacattttttaaggaaaatggACTCTTCACGACAGAAGAGCAAAAATGGGGTTCTCTTGGAGTGAGTGATCTACCAGAAAGCAACCTAAATCATCAGTTCGGTGACATGTCTAGAGAAAACTCAGAAAGCCCCCGTACGCTGCATGCACAGGAGAATAAGGTCACCCTCAAAATCCATGTAAACTCCGTTTTTGAACAGAAGCACATGGAGGATTCCAGCGATCACAATTTATCTATGATATCGAATTTCAGTGAACCTTCGATTGCCAGTTCTATTGTAAAC CCAATCAAAGCAAGGTCTTCGATCGAAG ATTTACATGGAAATTATTTTGAAGGAGTCACTTTTTCGGGCATTCCTCAGGACTTCATATGCCCTCTAAATGGACGGTTGTTTGAAGATCCAGTGACCCTAGAGACGGGTCAAACCTTTGAGCGTTTGGCCATCAAGGCGTGGTTTGATCAGGGAAACAGAACATGTCCGGTGACAGGAAAAGCTTTGGAATGTCTAGTGTTGCCTCTTCCTAACTCTATCTTAAAGCGCATGATTCGTAGTTGGAAATCTGAACATTGTCGGAAACTCTTAGCTTTTGCCTCTCATGTAGTGGGGACCTTGGCGAGAGATGTGTCCAGTCACTGCGACGAGACTGCTATTTCCGTGCTAGAGCAGCTTCTCACTTGTTTCAGCAATGAGGAAAGGACAGAAAATGCCAAGCACCTGATCTCTCTTGGAGGCTTGCAGTTTCTTCTTCAGCGGTTTCATTATGGAAAAGTTGAAGAGAAATCGCGTGCAGCAGCATTACTGTCATGTTGCATAGAAGCAGATGCAGATTGTAGGAATCAAATAGCAAGAGACATTAACAAACAGTATGTTATGGAGATGCTCCAAAGCCAGCAATTTAAAATAAGAACAAATGCAGTGTTGTTGTTGATGGAATTGATTTGCCTCAAGAG GAAGAAAGACGTCACAACATTTCTCAGTGGCTTGCAGATTGAGGGGATGGTGGATACAATGGATGTTTTGCTTGCATGTCTCCAGAGTTCTCCAGCCAACCACAGACCCCTGGTTGCCGTGCTTTTGTTGCACGTAGATCTTCTG GTAGAGAGGAAGCTGTCGACGCCATTACACAGAGAAGAAGCTCTCGACGCCATTACAGAGGCTCTTGATTGCAGCCTAACTGATGCGAACGTCCAAAAGAATTGTTGCACAGCACTTCTTATCTTGGGAAGGTTTTTCTCTTGCTCCAGAAAATCATCACAAAGTTGGATCTTAAAGCAAGAAGATTGTAGTGGCAATTCTGAAGTGAATTCACTCGACAACGAAGAAGGCATTTCACTAATTGACGACACGTCTCCATTG GATGATGCCGAAAATTCCAGTGAAGATTGGTTGAGGAACTTGACAGTGTCACTACTCGGTTATGGAAAGAAGTCTTTTGTAGAAACCCTTTCAAAGTGTTTAGAATCCGAAAACTTGGAATTGATTAGAATGTGCCTAATCACCGTGGAATGGCTGAGCCGCGCACTTTCTTCACTGCCCGGTTCTGAGTTTCAGCTATCCGCCTTCTCATCTCTCATTTTTCCACTAAAACAATGTCTGAAGACCAGTGAGCAGGTTGAGCAGAAGATCCTTGCTTCAATGTCCATGCTCAACTTCAGCAAAATATCCG AATGCAGGGTGCTTTTAAGAGAAAACACAGAAGATATTGCGGTTCCTCTAGAAAACCTTGCTGAAGTAACTTGGAGTGCAAAACTACTACATGACATTATTTCTGAAGAAAATCACTAA